One part of the Triplophysa rosa linkage group LG5, Trosa_1v2, whole genome shotgun sequence genome encodes these proteins:
- the nebl gene encoding nebulette — protein MNPHCARCGKIVYATEKVNCLDKYWHKGCFHCEVCKMTLNMNNYKGYEKKPYCNAHYPKQTFTIVTDTPENLRLKQQSELQSQVKYKQDFEQSKGRGHKFVLDTPELQRLRKAQDQISNAKYHKDFEMSGLHGVTQGTQGPYLVHAQMRPNHETAGNGTHKGVHQYIMEMDRRPGVIVAPVLPGAFYPSSHTHGTHSYMHQTRMHSLKSRSQHMSMTVYRAMYDYTAQDYDEVSFRDGDIIHNVQSIDEGWMYGTVQRTGRSGMLPANYVEGIR, from the exons ATGAACCCTCATTGCGCACGCTGTGGGAAAATTGTCTACGCAACAGAGAAGGTGAACTGTCTGGACAAG TATTGGCACAAAGGATGCTTCCATTGTGAGGTGTGTAAAATGACTCTCAACATGAATAACTACAAGGGATACGAGAAGAAGCCCTACTGCAACGC GCACTACCCAAAACAGACCTTTACAATTGTGACAGACACCCCCGAGAACCTTCGGCTGAAACAGCAAAGTGAGCTCCAAAGTCAG GTCAAGTACAAGCAGGATTTTGAACAAAGCAAGGGTCGAGGCCACAAATTTGTCCTGGACACACCAGAGCTACAGAGACTGAGGAAGGCCCAGGATCAGATTAGTAAT GCGAAGTATCATAAAGACTTTGAGATGTCTGGTTTGCATGGGGTCACTCAGGGAACGCAAGGGCCGTACCTGGTGCACGCTCAGATGAGACCTAACCACGAGACAGCAGGGAACGGCACACACAAGGGCGTTCATCAGTATATCATGGAGATGGATCGAAGACCTGGCGTCATTGTGG CACCTGTACTTCCCGGTGCATTCTATCCCAGCAGTCACACCCATGGCACGCACAGCTACATGCATCAAACCAGAATGCATTCACTGAAGTCAAGGTCACAACATATGAGCATG ACTGTATACAGGGCCATGTATGACTACACAGCACAGGATTACGATGAGGTGTCTTTCCGTGATGGTGACATCATTCACAACGTGCAGTCAATCGATGAGGGCTGGATGTACGGAACGGTACAGCGGACAGGGCGATCGGGAATGCTGCCAGCCAACTATGTGGAGGGCATTCGCTAG
- the riok1 gene encoding serine/threonine-protein kinase RIO1, giving the protein MSQVVPGQFDDAEETGSDFEIGHVHDKPLLENPIKVTNDKKDENEEDYEDDDDDDDDWDWNESGGDFTKRYTSMRTGYNQQANRQCSNNQSSKMSTPSDKVLRKYDNKINLDKLTYADSVINKVTVMQKQRESDTFRVKDKSDRATVEQVLDPRTRMILFKMLSRGVITEINGCISTGKEANVYHATTAKGESRAIKIYKTSILSFKDRDKYVSGEFRFRHGYCKGNPRKMVRTWAEKEMRNLIRLQTAQIPSPEPIILRSHVLVMSFIGRDDMPAPLLKNAVLSESKARELYLQVIQNMRIMYHDARLVHADLSEFNMLYHNGDAYIIDVSQSVEHDHPHALEFLRKDCSNVNDFFQKHNVAVMTVRELFEYVTDPSITNDNINEYIDKAMEISSERTAEERSNQDKVDEEVFKKAYIPRTLNEVAHYERDVDIMLKKKEEESSENTQNDNILYQTVTGLRKDLSGVQTVPSILQDSGKDDSSGSEEEGEDDDEDESGEEDAQEGGSNSEAAPLDKKERKKLVKDAQREKRKNKVPKHLKKRKEKVSKMKKGK; this is encoded by the exons ATGTCCCAGGTTGTACCAGGACAGTTTGATGACGCGGAGGAAACGGGAAG TGATTTTGAAATCGGTCACGTCCATGACAAGCCTTTGCTGGAGAATCCTATTAAAGTTACTAATGACAAGAAAGATGAAAATGAAGAGGActatgaagatgatgatgatgatgatgatgattggGATTGGAATGAATCAGGAGGAGACTTCACCAAGCGCTACACTTCAATGAGGACTGGATATAATCAGCAG GCTAATCGACAGTGTTCTAATAATCAATCTTCAAAAATGTCCACTCCATCTGACAAGGTCCTGAGAAAATATGATAACAAAATAAACCTGG ATAAATTAACTTATGCAGATTCTGTGATCAATAAAGTGACTGTGATGCAAAAACAGAGAGAATCAGACAC atttcgAGTGAAGGACAAATCAGACCGGGCAACCGTTGAACAG GTTTTGGACCCCCGGACACGTATGATTCTGTTCAAAATGCTCAGCAGAGGTGTCATTACAGAGATCAATGGCTGTATCAGCACAGGCAAAGAG GCGAACGTCTACCATGCAACTACTGCCAAAGGAGAAAGCAGAGCCATCAAAATATACAAGACTTCCATATTATCATTCAAAGACAGAGATAAATATGTCAGTGGGGAGTTCAG GTTCCGCCATGGCTACTGCAAAGGCAATCCTAGGAAAATGGTGCGTACTTGGGCAGAGAAAGAGATGAGAAACTTGATCAG ACTACAGACGGCACAAATTCCCAGTCCAGAGCCCATCATCTTGCGGAGTCACGTACTTGTCATGAGCTTCATTGGTCGAGATGACAT GCCTGCTCCTCTGCTGAAGAATGCTGTCCTGTCTGAATCCAAAGCCCGGGAACTCTACCTACAAGTCATCCAGAATATGAGGATAATGTACCATGATGCTCGCCTGGTCCACGCTGACCTTAGCGAGTTCAACATGCT GTATCATAATGGAGATGCTTATATTATAGATGTGTCTCAGTCTGTTGAACATGATCACCCTCATGCCTTGGAGTTTCTTCGCAAGGATTGTAGCAATGTAAATG ACTTCTTCCAGAAACATAATGTAGCGGTTATGACTGTACGTGAGTTGTTTGAGTATGTCACGGATCCCTCCATAACAAATGACAACATTAATGAGTACATTGATAAG GCAATGGAAATATCATCTGAAAGAACTGCAGAAGAAAGATCCAATCAAGATAAAGTTGATGAGGAG GTGTTTAAGAAAGCCTACATTCCACGAACACTCAATGAGGTCGCCCATTACGAGAGGGATGTAGACATCATGTTGAAGAAAAAGGAGGAAGAATCttctgaaaacacacaaaatgatAAT ATCCTTTATCAGACAGTGACAGGACTCAGAAAAGATCTTTCCGGTGTACAAACG GTACCCTCGATATTGCAAGACTCCGGAAAGGATGACAGTTCGGGCTCTGAGGAAGAGGgggaagatgatgatgaagatgaatcGGGAGAGGAAGATGCACAAGAGGGTGGCAGTAACAGTGAGGCAGCACCACTGGACAAAAAG gaaagaaagaaattggTTAAAGATGCCCAGAgggagaaaagaaaaaataaggtGCCTAAGCATCTGAAGAAACGTAAGGAGAAAGTTTCTAAAATGAAGAAAGGAAAATGA